A single window of Bordetella genomosp. 11 DNA harbors:
- the gspE gene encoding type II secretion system ATPase GspE: MTSLPYAWARALRALLTIRPEGAQLTFSPRTPQWARAEARRHHPLAQEREIADDELETLLAAAYAHAGDAASVVAASENEIDLDRLMQDIPEIEDLLDTQDDAPVIRMINALFTQAARDGASDIHLEAFETHSMVRYRVDGTLRDVVSPRRALHHALISRIKIMANLDIAEKRLPQDGRIALRVGGRPIDVRVSTLPTGHGERAVLRLLDKEAGRLRLETLGMAPAVLQRLDRLIHQPHGIVLVTGPTGSGKTTTLYASLARLDAATTNILTVEDPIEYDLPGIGQTQVNSRIDLSFATALRAILRQDPDVVMIGEIRDLETAQIAVQASLTGHLVLATLHTNDSVSAITRLTDMGVEPFLLSSSLLGVLAQRLVRRLCAHCRQPATTADGRQAWRAVGCSACSHTGYSGRTGIHELFVIDDEIRGLMHTDAGEQAMRRAAEAAGMRNMRHDGQRWVETGETSPEEILRVTRDD, from the coding sequence ATGACATCCCTGCCATACGCCTGGGCCCGCGCGCTGCGCGCCCTGCTGACGATCCGCCCGGAGGGCGCGCAGCTGACCTTCAGCCCGCGCACGCCGCAGTGGGCGCGCGCCGAGGCGCGGCGCCACCATCCGCTGGCGCAGGAACGCGAGATCGCCGACGACGAGCTGGAAACGCTGCTGGCCGCCGCCTACGCCCATGCCGGCGATGCGGCCAGCGTGGTGGCGGCGTCGGAAAACGAAATCGACCTGGATCGCCTGATGCAGGATATCCCGGAGATCGAAGACCTGCTCGATACCCAGGACGACGCGCCGGTGATCCGCATGATCAATGCCCTGTTCACCCAGGCCGCGCGCGACGGCGCCAGCGATATCCATCTCGAAGCCTTCGAAACGCACTCCATGGTGCGCTACCGCGTCGACGGCACGCTGCGCGACGTCGTCAGCCCGCGGCGCGCCCTGCACCACGCGCTGATCTCCCGCATCAAGATCATGGCCAACCTCGACATCGCGGAAAAACGCCTGCCCCAGGACGGCCGCATCGCGCTGCGCGTCGGCGGCCGGCCCATCGACGTGCGTGTCTCCACCTTGCCCACCGGCCATGGCGAACGCGCCGTACTGCGCCTGCTGGACAAGGAGGCGGGACGCCTGCGCCTGGAAACCCTGGGCATGGCGCCCGCCGTCCTGCAGCGCCTGGACCGCCTGATACACCAGCCGCACGGCATCGTGCTGGTCACCGGCCCGACCGGCAGCGGCAAAACCACCACGCTGTACGCGTCGCTGGCGCGCCTGGATGCCGCCACCACCAACATCCTGACGGTCGAAGATCCCATCGAATACGACCTGCCCGGCATCGGCCAGACCCAGGTGAATTCGCGCATCGACCTCAGCTTCGCCACCGCCCTGCGCGCCATCCTGCGCCAGGATCCGGACGTCGTCATGATCGGCGAAATCCGCGACCTGGAAACCGCGCAGATCGCCGTGCAGGCCTCGCTGACCGGGCACCTGGTGCTGGCCACGCTGCATACCAACGATTCCGTGTCGGCGATCACGCGCCTGACCGATATGGGCGTCGAACCCTTCCTGCTTTCCTCGTCGCTGCTGGGCGTATTGGCGCAGCGGCTGGTGCGCCGCCTGTGCGCGCATTGCAGGCAGCCGGCCACGACGGCCGACGGACGGCAGGCATGGCGCGCCGTCGGCTGTTCCGCGTGCAGCCACACCGGTTATAGCGGCCGCACGGGCATCCACGAACTCTTCGTCATCGACGACGAGATACGCGGGCTGATGCATACCGACGCGGGCGAACAGGCCATGCGCCGCGCCGCCGAGGCCGCCGGCATGCGCAACATGCGCCACGACGGCCAGCGTTGGGTGGAAACGGGGGAAACCTCGCCGGAGGAAATCCTGCGCGTCACCCGCGACGATTGA
- a CDS encoding mandelate racemase/muconate lactonizing enzyme family protein has protein sequence MIQDRPFQVAKLETFVLRAPAEPPVRTSFGIMHDRPAVLVRVTDTEGHHGWGEVWCNFPAVGAEHRARLVDTCIRPLLCGRTWSTPLECFQSLSDSVRILAIQSGEPGPLAHAIAGVDTAIWDMAARRAGLPLWKLLDPQGGATISVYTSGINPEHPERVAEAKAREGYTAFKLKVGFGDRRDEDNVRALRDAMGPDATLMVDANQAWTQPQAETMAQKLAAYRLEWLEEPLPADTPWDTWRALTDKAPLRIAAGENLRGADAFDAGIKQGGLAVIQPDLGKWGGFSACLPVARAVLEQDRWFCPHWLGGGIGLTASMHLKAAVGGPGYVEVDSNTNPLRDLLMPEGHGVKNGKVTLPDTPGLGVAPPLDRLAPYVVAAYGA, from the coding sequence ATGATTCAAGACCGTCCCTTCCAAGTCGCCAAGCTGGAAACCTTCGTTCTGCGCGCGCCCGCGGAGCCTCCGGTGCGTACCTCTTTCGGCATCATGCACGATCGCCCCGCGGTCCTGGTGCGCGTCACCGATACGGAAGGACATCATGGCTGGGGCGAAGTATGGTGCAATTTCCCGGCCGTCGGCGCCGAACACCGCGCGCGTCTGGTCGACACCTGCATACGCCCCCTGCTGTGCGGCCGTACTTGGTCGACGCCGCTCGAATGCTTCCAGTCGCTGAGCGACAGCGTGCGCATTTTAGCGATCCAGTCCGGCGAACCGGGCCCGCTCGCTCATGCCATCGCGGGCGTCGACACGGCGATCTGGGACATGGCGGCGCGCCGCGCGGGGCTACCCTTATGGAAGCTGCTCGATCCGCAGGGCGGCGCGACGATTTCGGTGTACACCTCCGGCATCAATCCGGAACATCCGGAGCGGGTCGCCGAGGCCAAGGCGCGTGAAGGCTATACCGCGTTCAAATTGAAGGTGGGTTTTGGCGATCGGCGCGATGAAGACAATGTTCGCGCACTGCGCGATGCCATGGGGCCGGATGCCACCCTGATGGTCGACGCCAACCAGGCATGGACGCAGCCGCAAGCCGAAACGATGGCGCAAAAGCTGGCCGCCTATCGCCTGGAATGGCTGGAAGAACCCCTGCCCGCGGATACGCCTTGGGACACCTGGCGTGCCTTGACCGATAAGGCGCCCCTGCGCATCGCCGCCGGCGAGAACCTGCGCGGCGCCGATGCATTCGATGCGGGCATAAAGCAAGGGGGATTGGCGGTCATCCAGCCGGACCTCGGCAAATGGGGAGGCTTCAGCGCCTGCCTGCCCGTGGCCCGCGCCGTCCTGGAACAGGATCGCTGGTTCTGCCCGCATTGGCTGGGCGGAGGCATCGGCTTGACCGCCTCCATGCATCTGAAGGCCGCGGTCGGCGGGCCGGGCTATGTGGAAGTGGACTCCAACACCAACCCGTTGCGCGATCTGCTGATGCCGGAAGGACATGGCGTGAAGAACGGCAAGGTGACATTGCCGGACACCCCCGGACTGGGAGTCGCGCCGCCGCTGGATCGGCTGGCGCCCTACGTCGTCGCGGCGTACGGGGCCTGA
- a CDS encoding papain-like cysteine protease family protein, protein MTDENQDPDTNDDEDKAAGFVINGFPQYLQKEERDNWGWITVAVMVGNYYKSGPIENPANLMWRQSALAIKVCNGQDVSGNPDSSLNAVFCANLASTNDMNAQNFTALRTAIRQEKPVVVAWVNNRTKQAVPGYVVACYGFGGGNWYYCNPSKTSITIASTFPTPPPPQRAGCSLTMFYSKTPSMGRR, encoded by the coding sequence ATGACCGACGAGAATCAAGATCCGGACACGAACGACGACGAAGATAAAGCGGCGGGATTCGTCATAAATGGGTTCCCGCAATATCTGCAGAAGGAAGAACGTGACAATTGGGGCTGGATCACCGTGGCGGTGATGGTAGGCAACTACTACAAAAGCGGTCCGATAGAGAACCCGGCGAACTTGATGTGGAGGCAGAGCGCGCTGGCCATCAAGGTCTGCAACGGCCAGGATGTTTCGGGCAATCCCGATAGTTCACTGAACGCCGTTTTCTGCGCCAACCTCGCAAGTACGAACGACATGAATGCGCAGAACTTTACGGCGCTGCGTACCGCGATCAGGCAAGAGAAGCCCGTGGTCGTGGCCTGGGTGAATAACAGGACAAAACAGGCCGTGCCGGGTTACGTCGTCGCTTGCTATGGCTTCGGTGGAGGCAACTGGTACTACTGCAATCCATCGAAGACGTCCATAACGATAGCCTCAACGTTTCCGACGCCTCCGCCACCGCAGCGGGCCGGTTGCTCCTTGACGATGTTCTACTCGAAGACGCCGTCCATGGGGAGACGGTGA
- the gspF gene encoding type II secretion system inner membrane protein GspF: protein MPSYTFEASDAAGHLERGMIDADSPRGARNALRARGLTPLSVRDASGHHRAGSARWLGKHLGDTELAWLTRQIASLLAARLPLDAALTATLEQAEKRHVAQALSAVRADVRAGHRLADALASRPKDFPDIYRALVAAGEESGDLSLVMERLATYVEQRNALRGKVLTAFIYPAIVGVVSVGIIFFLLGFVVPQVIGAFNQTHQQLPLITRIMVAMSDIVRDWGAAGLAAGGAAFAAWRWSLRAPPARLRWHARALRLPMAGRFILEMNAARFASTLAILTGSGVSLLRALQAAAQTLTNDRLRAAVADATDRVRQGAALAASLQTQKAFPPLLIHLIGSGERTGELAPMLDRAATTLSADLERRAMAMTALLEPLMILIMGGVVLVIVLAVMMPIIEINQMVQ from the coding sequence ATGCCTTCCTACACCTTCGAAGCCTCCGACGCCGCGGGCCACCTGGAACGCGGCATGATCGACGCCGACTCGCCGCGCGGCGCGCGCAATGCCCTGCGCGCACGCGGCCTCACGCCGCTGAGCGTGCGCGATGCATCCGGCCATCACCGCGCCGGCTCCGCGCGCTGGCTGGGCAAGCACCTGGGCGATACCGAACTGGCGTGGCTGACGCGGCAGATCGCCAGCCTGCTGGCGGCGCGGCTGCCCCTGGACGCGGCATTGACGGCCACCCTGGAGCAGGCCGAAAAGCGCCATGTCGCCCAAGCCTTATCCGCCGTACGCGCCGACGTGCGCGCCGGCCACCGCCTGGCCGACGCGCTGGCCTCGCGGCCCAAAGACTTCCCCGACATCTACCGGGCGCTGGTCGCGGCGGGCGAGGAATCCGGCGACCTGTCGCTCGTCATGGAAAGGCTCGCCACCTACGTGGAACAGCGCAACGCGCTGCGCGGCAAGGTGCTGACGGCCTTCATCTATCCCGCCATCGTCGGCGTCGTATCGGTGGGCATCATCTTCTTCCTGCTCGGCTTCGTGGTGCCGCAGGTCATCGGCGCCTTCAACCAAACCCACCAGCAGTTGCCGCTGATCACCCGCATCATGGTGGCGATGAGCGACATCGTGCGCGACTGGGGCGCGGCGGGCCTGGCGGCCGGCGGCGCCGCCTTTGCCGCATGGCGCTGGAGCCTGCGCGCGCCGCCCGCGCGGCTGCGCTGGCACGCGCGCGCATTGCGCCTGCCCATGGCCGGCCGCTTCATCCTCGAAATGAACGCCGCGCGCTTCGCATCCACGCTGGCGATCCTGACGGGCAGCGGCGTATCGCTGCTGCGCGCCCTGCAGGCCGCGGCACAGACCTTGACGAACGACCGCCTGCGCGCGGCCGTCGCCGATGCCACCGACCGCGTGCGCCAGGGCGCGGCCCTGGCCGCATCCCTGCAAACCCAGAAGGCCTTTCCGCCGCTGCTGATACACCTGATCGGCAGCGGCGAACGCACGGGCGAACTGGCGCCCATGCTGGACCGCGCGGCCACCACGCTCTCTGCCGACCTCGAACGCCGCGCCATGGCCATGACCGCATTGCTGGAACCGCTGATGATCCTGATCATGGGAGGCGTCGTACTGGTCATTGTGCTGGCCGTCATGATGCCGATCATAGAGATCAATCAAATGGTGCAGTAA
- a CDS encoding GntR family transcriptional regulator: MSVHRQTLPAGPIPRYVAVADQLRRRIEKGEWPAGHALPSLQQLAETFDVARLTARQAVQLLVAEGLLASHRGQGTFVAETVRPIRTAPLESSLRELGDTYRSLAPVILAIDETPRPLPVGGGREEGYAYMRRLHMNDGRAYCVIALYVAQSVFTLAPEKFRSRAVIPVMLELPGVQIARAHQTLTIGTADAETASLLHIAKDAPVAHVARIFHDAAGEVIYYAEVIYRGDAIRLEIDLKA; encoded by the coding sequence ATGTCTGTACACCGTCAAACCCTCCCGGCCGGCCCGATTCCACGCTATGTTGCCGTCGCGGACCAATTGCGCCGCCGCATCGAAAAAGGCGAGTGGCCCGCGGGGCACGCCTTACCTTCGCTACAGCAGTTGGCGGAGACTTTCGATGTGGCCCGGCTTACTGCCCGGCAGGCCGTGCAACTGCTGGTCGCCGAAGGGTTGCTGGCCAGCCATCGTGGCCAGGGGACATTTGTGGCCGAGACCGTACGACCCATCCGGACCGCGCCGCTGGAAAGCTCTTTGCGTGAATTGGGGGATACCTACCGCAGCCTGGCGCCGGTGATCCTGGCCATCGATGAAACCCCACGTCCCCTGCCGGTGGGCGGTGGCCGGGAAGAGGGCTACGCCTACATGCGCCGTCTGCACATGAACGATGGCCGTGCGTACTGCGTGATCGCCCTGTATGTGGCGCAATCGGTTTTCACCCTGGCGCCGGAGAAATTCCGCTCGCGTGCAGTGATACCGGTCATGTTGGAGCTGCCGGGCGTGCAAATCGCGCGTGCGCACCAGACCTTGACCATCGGCACGGCGGACGCCGAGACCGCGTCGCTGTTGCACATCGCCAAGGATGCTCCGGTGGCGCATGTGGCTCGCATCTTCCACGACGCGGCGGGCGAGGTCATCTATTACGCGGAGGTGATCTATCGCGGCGACGCGATCCGGCTCGAGATCGATCTGAAGGCTTGA
- a CDS encoding YrbL family protein has product MSTLPSGCLADAPSLQDVVLVLTEKIGAGHDREVWRHPLNRALGVKVSKPEHERAQNDIDLHYSTHLERLGVAGPHIPRVHGWVQTDRGRGLVVDLVQRPDGTPCPTLSRALRSGMITELEAVGLIYEAADWLARAGVILADYGVDNFLVREAGAPARAHLVFVDGLGTRHFDFKYWARCTFTPLEHWTARQKAQAFRDRTLGLLRDRSSRLWVPKEMQHLTA; this is encoded by the coding sequence ATGAGCACACTTCCTTCGGGGTGTCTGGCAGACGCGCCCTCCTTGCAGGATGTCGTCCTCGTTCTCACCGAAAAGATCGGCGCCGGCCATGATCGTGAAGTCTGGCGGCATCCTTTGAATCGCGCGCTGGGCGTCAAGGTTTCCAAGCCGGAGCACGAGCGGGCACAGAACGACATCGACCTGCACTACAGCACGCACCTGGAACGCCTGGGTGTGGCGGGGCCTCATATCCCGCGCGTGCATGGCTGGGTCCAGACGGATCGTGGCCGGGGCCTGGTGGTCGACCTGGTCCAACGGCCGGATGGCACGCCCTGTCCGACCTTGTCGCGGGCCTTGCGCAGCGGCATGATCACTGAACTGGAAGCGGTTGGGCTGATCTACGAAGCCGCCGACTGGCTGGCGCGCGCAGGCGTGATCCTGGCCGACTATGGCGTCGATAACTTCCTGGTGCGGGAAGCGGGCGCCCCCGCGCGCGCGCATCTGGTTTTCGTCGATGGGCTGGGCACGCGGCACTTCGACTTCAAGTACTGGGCCCGGTGCACGTTCACGCCGCTGGAGCACTGGACGGCCAGGCAAAAGGCACAGGCTTTCCGCGACAGAACGCTGGGCTTGCTGCGCGATCGTTCAAGCCGGCTATGGGTTCCCAAGGAAATGCAGCACCTGACGGCCTGA
- a CDS encoding AidA/PixA family protein, translating to MDTTKPSTSSTPNPALVTGEAQYGIDNPQTVVRILVDTEYVGSTAPTNNGVVGNGVFMMDNRASNGSTAEGNLELHTFAMNGDFIGFYIETVDPNSQNTVIIEGFEPLSGDVFTSAGMPVQVDTDGKIFVGQACVTGNATYRIKCKMVRNGLTQVSIPFMWDPFLTVN from the coding sequence ATGGACACCACAAAGCCTTCCACATCATCGACCCCGAATCCCGCGCTGGTGACGGGCGAGGCACAGTACGGCATCGACAACCCTCAAACCGTCGTTCGCATTCTCGTGGATACCGAGTATGTGGGCTCGACGGCACCCACCAACAACGGCGTCGTCGGCAACGGCGTCTTCATGATGGATAACCGGGCGTCGAACGGCAGCACCGCCGAAGGGAATCTTGAACTGCACACTTTTGCGATGAACGGAGATTTCATCGGGTTCTACATCGAGACCGTCGATCCGAATTCGCAAAACACGGTGATCATTGAAGGTTTCGAGCCTCTTAGCGGCGATGTCTTCACCAGTGCGGGTATGCCTGTACAGGTGGATACCGACGGCAAGATATTCGTCGGCCAAGCGTGCGTCACGGGCAATGCGACATATCGAATCAAATGCAAGATGGTGAGAAACGGCCTGACCCAGGTAAGCATACCGTTCATGTGGGACCCGTTCCTGACAGTCAACTAA
- a CDS encoding four-helix bundle copper-binding protein — MKPIPPEAQLCIDECLRCYQTCTAMAMNHCLEEGGPHVEPGHFRLMMACAEMCRTAAHFMLIGVPHHRHTCADCASICRQCADSCDALDGMDDCATMCRRCADACERMAGPA; from the coding sequence ATGAAACCCATCCCCCCCGAGGCGCAGCTTTGCATCGACGAATGCCTGCGCTGCTACCAGACCTGCACCGCAATGGCCATGAACCACTGCCTGGAAGAAGGCGGCCCGCACGTGGAGCCCGGCCACTTCCGCCTGATGATGGCCTGCGCGGAAATGTGCCGCACCGCGGCGCACTTCATGCTGATCGGCGTGCCGCATCATCGGCACACCTGCGCCGACTGCGCGTCCATTTGCCGCCAATGCGCGGACAGCTGCGATGCGCTGGACGGCATGGACGACTGCGCCACGATGTGCCGGCGCTGCGCCGACGCCTGCGAGCGAATGGCCGGCCCCGCCTAG
- a CDS encoding GFA family protein: MSRNDVKGSCLCGAVRYAVEDRFEYAMNCHCSQCRRATGAAYKSFAGIAADRLRIEHGADVTMIHGNPDAEHDVHCGTCGSLLYSIVRGGAYAHVTMGTMVDTPAIRPSMHIFVGSKAPWHDITDALPRYDTLPPG; this comes from the coding sequence ATGTCAAGGAATGACGTGAAAGGCAGCTGCCTGTGCGGCGCCGTCCGGTATGCCGTCGAAGACCGCTTCGAATACGCCATGAACTGCCATTGCTCGCAGTGCCGGCGCGCGACCGGCGCCGCGTACAAGAGCTTCGCCGGCATCGCCGCCGATCGCCTCAGGATCGAACATGGCGCGGACGTCACCATGATCCACGGCAATCCGGACGCCGAGCACGATGTCCATTGCGGCACCTGCGGATCCCTGCTCTATTCCATCGTGCGCGGCGGCGCCTATGCCCACGTCACCATGGGGACGATGGTGGACACGCCGGCGATTCGTCCTTCGATGCACATCTTTGTCGGCTCGAAGGCGCCCTGGCACGACATCACGGACGCGCTTCCCAGGTACGACACGCTGCCGCCCGGCTGA
- a CDS encoding papain-like cysteine protease family protein produces the protein MTDQDQAPDSDSDTDDDDTKTGKTVLANFPKYFQRCGKNNNWGWIATAVMIGNFFGTGPLESRQNKSWTQSFLANRICNGQNVSGNPDTALNNVFADNPAITNDPAAQTYGMARAMIKQGLPVVIAWLDPRTSKALPGFVVAVYGYAGARWYFGDPSRVAVSENSALPSPAKGVKANLRFFYSRKPPMGTPPT, from the coding sequence ATGACAGATCAGGATCAAGCTCCGGATTCAGATTCGGATACAGACGACGATGACACCAAAACCGGAAAGACCGTCCTCGCGAATTTTCCGAAGTATTTTCAGAGGTGCGGCAAGAACAACAACTGGGGCTGGATCGCCACGGCGGTGATGATAGGCAACTTCTTCGGCACCGGTCCCTTGGAGAGCCGCCAGAACAAGAGCTGGACACAGAGCTTCCTGGCAAACCGGATCTGCAACGGCCAGAACGTATCAGGCAACCCCGACACTGCATTGAACAATGTTTTCGCCGATAACCCTGCGATCACCAACGATCCGGCCGCGCAAACGTACGGGATGGCGCGTGCGATGATCAAGCAAGGTTTGCCTGTGGTCATAGCGTGGCTGGATCCCCGGACCAGCAAGGCGCTTCCCGGTTTTGTCGTGGCGGTCTACGGCTACGCCGGGGCCAGGTGGTACTTCGGGGACCCTTCCCGAGTGGCTGTGTCGGAGAATTCAGCGCTTCCCTCGCCCGCGAAAGGCGTTAAAGCCAACCTGAGGTTCTTCTACAGCAGAAAGCCGCCCATGGGAACGCCGCCGACCTGA
- a CDS encoding Bug family tripartite tricarboxylate transporter substrate binding protein has translation MKIAAWFASCLLALGAISGAQAADWPDKPVNLIVPYPAGGGVDPVARLIGQKLSERWGQPVIVQNKAGASGSIGAAYVARSKPDGLTIMMSATAEVVINQYIMQQMPYDPEKDLVPVTLAVRLPFVLVTQPNAPYSNVAELMAYAKKHPNTLTYASSGNGTPQHLAAVLLEQLGGVKLTHIPYKGVAPSISALLAGEVNIGFVGLPTGLPHIQSGQLKALAVSGATAAAAAPSIPPVAQTQGLEKFDLTQWFGVFVPAGTPDDVVQRIQQDVAAVLQMPDVRKVLVAQGAEPSGMPTAEFRAFVEKERKKFADIVKAGNL, from the coding sequence ATGAAGATTGCTGCATGGTTTGCCAGTTGCCTGTTGGCCCTGGGCGCGATTTCCGGTGCCCAGGCTGCCGACTGGCCGGATAAGCCGGTCAACCTGATCGTGCCCTACCCGGCTGGCGGCGGTGTGGATCCTGTCGCCCGCCTGATCGGACAGAAGCTATCCGAACGCTGGGGCCAGCCCGTCATCGTGCAGAACAAGGCTGGCGCCAGCGGTTCCATCGGCGCGGCCTATGTCGCGCGGTCCAAGCCCGATGGGCTGACCATCATGATGTCGGCGACCGCCGAAGTGGTGATAAACCAGTACATCATGCAGCAGATGCCCTACGACCCGGAAAAGGATCTGGTTCCGGTCACCTTGGCGGTCCGTCTGCCGTTCGTGCTGGTAACGCAACCCAATGCGCCCTACTCCAACGTGGCGGAGCTGATGGCTTACGCCAAAAAGCATCCCAACACCCTGACCTACGCATCCTCGGGCAACGGCACGCCGCAGCATCTTGCCGCGGTCCTGCTGGAACAGCTGGGCGGCGTGAAGCTGACGCATATCCCCTACAAGGGCGTCGCGCCTTCCATCAGCGCGCTGCTGGCCGGCGAAGTGAACATCGGTTTCGTCGGTTTGCCCACCGGCCTGCCGCACATCCAATCCGGCCAGTTGAAGGCTTTGGCGGTATCGGGCGCCACAGCGGCGGCCGCGGCGCCGAGCATTCCCCCCGTTGCCCAGACACAGGGACTGGAAAAATTCGACCTGACCCAATGGTTTGGCGTGTTCGTGCCGGCGGGCACGCCGGATGACGTCGTCCAGCGCATCCAGCAGGACGTCGCCGCGGTTCTGCAGATGCCGGACGTGCGCAAGGTACTGGTCGCCCAGGGCGCGGAACCCAGCGGCATGCCTACCGCGGAATTCCGCGCCTTCGTGGAAAAGGAACGCAAGAAATTCGCGGATATCGTGAAGGCGGGCAATCTGTAG
- a CDS encoding NAD(P)-dependent oxidoreductase, with amino-acid sequence MTAQKIVISEFMDEGAVKRLSATFHTTYQPDLCERPDELAALLADADALIVRNRTQVNAALLAGQTRLKAVGRLGVGLENIDLNHCRQQGIDVFPAVGANASAVAEYVICTAMMLLRGDAYLSTDEVARGTWPRARLVAGREIAGKTLGIVGLGSVGRITAALARAVGMQVCAHDAVLDAAHDAWRDVIRHADLDTLMRESDVVSVHVPLMDATRDLIDARRLALMPRHAILVNVARGGVVNEAALAETLRRGGIAGAAVDVFETEPLTADSVFAGIPNLVLTPHIAGVTAESNVRVSYAVADAIAQRLRA; translated from the coding sequence ATGACCGCGCAAAAGATCGTCATTTCGGAATTCATGGATGAAGGCGCCGTAAAGCGCCTGTCCGCCACGTTCCACACCACCTATCAGCCCGACCTGTGCGAGCGGCCGGACGAACTGGCCGCGCTGCTCGCGGATGCCGACGCGCTGATCGTCCGCAACCGTACGCAGGTCAATGCGGCGCTGCTGGCCGGGCAAACCCGCCTGAAGGCGGTCGGCCGCCTGGGCGTAGGCTTGGAAAATATCGATCTGAATCATTGCCGACAACAGGGCATCGATGTATTCCCCGCGGTCGGCGCGAACGCCAGCGCCGTCGCCGAATACGTCATCTGCACCGCCATGATGCTGCTGCGCGGCGACGCCTACCTTTCTACCGACGAGGTCGCCCGGGGGACCTGGCCTCGCGCACGCCTGGTGGCGGGCCGAGAAATCGCCGGCAAGACGCTGGGCATCGTCGGCCTGGGCTCGGTGGGCCGGATCACCGCCGCGCTGGCGCGCGCGGTGGGCATGCAGGTATGCGCCCATGATGCCGTACTGGACGCCGCGCATGACGCATGGCGGGACGTCATCCGCCATGCCGACCTCGACACCTTGATGCGCGAGAGCGATGTCGTATCCGTGCACGTGCCGCTAATGGATGCGACGCGCGATCTGATCGACGCTCGCCGCCTGGCCCTGATGCCGCGCCACGCCATATTGGTCAACGTCGCTCGCGGCGGCGTCGTCAATGAAGCCGCGCTGGCCGAAACGCTGCGTCGCGGCGGCATCGCCGGCGCAGCCGTCGATGTTTTCGAAACCGAACCCCTGACCGCGGACTCCGTCTTCGCGGGCATACCCAACTTGGTCCTGACGCCCCATATCGCGGGCGTCACGGCCGAGTCCAACGTACGAGTGTCATACGCCGTCGCGGACGCCATCGCGCAAAGACTGCGCGCATAG